One genomic window of Biomphalaria glabrata chromosome 9, xgBioGlab47.1, whole genome shotgun sequence includes the following:
- the LOC106064867 gene encoding uncharacterized protein LOC106064867 produces the protein MNIADLEATNSTVVSASIVTPEVYRLCIEILQVPLFFFGIFGIFSNGFNIMVFAKQGVASDSTTVSLVALSLSDLLGCAFMLPQPVCFYLKSTSDSGAALEHNCFALTTMTCTYTHIICSKVTCFITAYISVERAVSVVFPLQVKRIIRMQSTVTIIIAIFIVAVALHAPYAASIEMVWGSTFDNSTVVTLRVTALGKLFNAINNILIAMVLTTASMVTVAIATVVMISRVHVSVKWRLGHARNGNSFLANAKASDKNDCTKMSGKMSSKNIEMCKTVMGIMTLFLVCSACSHIPAMAVLSLPGMSSYGVNRYLYEIFYTMKFDFDLINSSANMLFYIKISSRYRQTMVHMLGKFKSEPRTLNMK, from the coding sequence ATGAATATTGCAGATTTGGAAGCGACCAATAGCACAGTTGTTTCTGCTTCTATAGTAACTCCGGAAGTTTATAGGCTGTGTATTGAGATACTTCAAGTGCCACTGTTTTTCTTCGGCATCTTTGGAATCTTCAGCAACGGTTTCAACATTATGGTGTTCGCCAAGCAAGGGGTAGCCTCAGACAGCACCACCGTATCCCTTGTCGCCCTCTCACTCTCGGATTTGCTGGGCTGCGCCTTCATGCTGCCCCAGCCCGTGTGCTTTTACCTCAAGAGCACCTCGGACTCGGGCGCCGCGCTGGAGCACAACTGCTTCGCCCTGACTACGATGACCTGCACGTACACTCACATCATCTGCAGCAAAGTCACGTGTTTCATCACGGCCTACATCTCGGTCGAGCGGGCCGTCAGCGTCGTTTTCCCGCTGCAGGTCAAGCGGATCATACGAATGCAGAGCACCGTGACTATCATCATCGCGATATTCATCGTTGCCGTAGCTCTGCACGCGCCTTACGCAGCCAGTATTGAGATGGTCTGGGGTTCTACATTTGACAACAGCACAGTCGTCACGCTCAGAGTTACAGCCCTTGGCAAGTTGTTCAACGCGATCAACAATATTTTAATCGCCATGGTTTTAACGACCGCGTCGATGGTAACCGTTGCCATAGCGACCGTCGTAATGATATCACGCGTTCATGTCTCGGTGAAATGGCGTCTAGGTCACGCGAGAAACGGGAATTCCTTTTTAGCCAACGCCAAGGCATCGGACAAAAACGACTGCACGAAAATGAGCGGGAAAATGTCctctaaaaatatagaaatgtgCAAGACAGTTATGGGTATCATGACACTTTTTCTCGTCTGCTCTGCCTGCAGCCATATTCCAGCCATGGCTGTACTATCACTACCCGGCATGTCAAGCTATGGCGTTAACAGATACTTGTATGAAATCTTCTACACGatgaagtttgactttgacCTCATCAACTCTTCGGCCAAtatgttgttttatataaagATAAGTTCCAGATATAGACAGACAATGGTTCACATGCTTGGAAAGTTCAAGTCTGAGCCTCGCACTTTGAATATGAAGTGA
- the LOC106060512 gene encoding pyrokinin-1 receptor-like: protein MNNFTSLQTTQANTLTLQVPLISLQTYELWVEILHVPTLALSILGIITNIVNIRVFLRQGVTSDSPTMSLFALSVSDFLVCSLIFPQAVCFYFDAHSDIQNVLIKNCFVLSTMASTYPHIVCTKITCWLTVYISVERAVSVVLPLKVKSMFKVQNTVKIIVLICLVLVVAHIPYATTTSVIWLSDPNRNNSYRAVNSHSALGSLFFQLNNIIINLSLTSVAMVVVAMATFTMVTRLIRSRKWRALVSSAKYTQRTSQNDNASDALSLKETEVVKTMVAITTIFLACQAVSHIPAIVMSTVPGVAVDGYNRYVFNLIYSVRFVFEVLNSAVHFFVYFKLSSKYNKTLTELRTNTS from the coding sequence atgaataatttcacaAGTTTACAGACGACCCAAGCCAATACTTTAACCCTTCAAGTCCCACTTATCAGCTTGCAGACGTACGAGCTCTGGGTGGAGATACTGCACGTGCCGACTCTGGCGCTCAGCATTCTGGGAATCATCACCAACATCGTCAACATCCGTGTTTTTCTAAGGCAAGGCGTGACATCGGATAGCCCCACCATGTCTCTCTTCGCCCTCTCCGTCTCCGACTTTCTCGTCTGTTCGCTCATCTTTCCCCAGGCCGTCTGCTTCTACTTCGACGCTCATTCGGATATTCAGAACGTGCTGATCAAAAACTGTTTCGTCTTGTCCACCATGGCGTCGACTTACCCTCATATCGTATGCACCAAGATAACTTGTTGGCTGACAGTGTACATCTCCGTGGAGAGAGCTGTATCTGTTGTTTTACCTCTAAAAGTCAAGTCCATGTTCAAGGTCCAGAACACGGTCAAAATCATTGTTTTGATCTGTTTGGTGTTGGTGGTCGCGCATATACCATACGCCACGACTACCTCAGTCATCTGGCTATCGGATCCGAACCGCAACAACTCGTACCGGGCGGTCAACTCGCACTCGGCGCTGGGCTCCCTGTTTTTCCAACtcaacaacatcatcatcaacTTATCTCTTACTTCCGTCGCCATGGTCGTCGTCGCCATGGCGACGTTTACTATGGTTACGCGTTTGATCCGATCACGAAAATGGCGGGCTTTGGTTTCTTCAGCGAAGTACACCCAGAGGACAAGCCAAAACGATAACGCGTCTGACGCTCTATCCTTGAAAGAAACGGAAGTTGTCAAGACGATGGTTGCTATAACAACCATTTTTCTGGCGTGCCAGGCAGTCAGTCACATACCTGCCATAGTCATGTCCACTGTTCCTGGCGTAGCAGTCGATGGGTATAACAGATATGTATTTAATCTTATTTATTCTGTGAGATTTGTCTTTGAAGTGCTCAACTCTGCAGTGCATTTCTTTGTCTATTTCAAGCTAAGCTCTAAGTACAATAAAACTTTGACGGAACTAAGAACAAACACTTCATGA